In Ictalurus furcatus strain D&B chromosome 23, Billie_1.0, whole genome shotgun sequence, a single window of DNA contains:
- the si:ch73-264p11.1 gene encoding SH2 domain-containing protein 1B, producing MEYMDLLFYHGPITRERCEEILSAKGKDGSFLIRESETIHGALCLCVFKKKVVYTYRILQTHSGYYTLQSSAGVQEKFFKTLEDLVHHYKKRNQGLATRLRYSVKRKQTDQESVISNDEPDYENVDAADDYVEVLPDD from the exons ATGGAGTACATGGATCTCCTCTTCTACCATGGTCCCATCACCAGAGAACGTTGCGAGGAGATCCTGTCTGCGAAGGGAAAAGATGGATCGTTTCTCATCCGGGAAAGCGAGACCATCCATGGAGCTCTGTGCCTCTGCGTCTT CAAAAAGAAAGTGGTGTACACATACAGGATCCTACAAACTCATTCTGGATATTACACTTTACAG AGCAGTGCAGGGGTACAGGAGAAGTTTTTTAAGACGCTGGAAGATCTTGTTCATCACTATAAGAAGAGAAATCAGGGTTTAGCAACTCGTCTACGTTACTCTGTGAAGAGGAAACAAACAGATCAGGAATCTGTGATCAGTAACGATGAACCAGACTACGAGA ACGTGGATGCGGCTGATGATTATGTCGAGGTGCTGCCAGACGATTGA